The genomic stretch CGTCCGACCCTGGTTCGAGAGCCGTCGTGCCGTGCGAGGACGTCACACGGAAAATCCGGTCGTCTCGCCCGCCAGGGACGAAAGAACAAGATTTTATGCGGCGCTGAAGAAGTACCCGTCACTATGGGTAAGAAATCGAAGGCCAAGAAGAAGCGGCTGGCCAAGCTCGAGCGGCAGAACAGCCGGGTTCCCGCGTGGGTCATGATGAAGACGGACATGGAAGTCCAGCGCAACCCCAAGCGGCGCAACTGGCGCCGAAGCGACACGGACGAGTAACCAATGAGTTCCAACGACTTCGAAGAGCGTGTCGTCACGGTCCCGCTCCGAAAGGTGAAGGCCGTCCCGGACCACGAACAGGCCGGCCGCGCCATGACGCTCGTCCGCGAGCACCTCGCGAAGCACTTCAACGTCGAGGAGAGCGACGTCCGGCTGGACCCGTCGCTCAACGAGACCGTCTGGGCTCGCGGCCAGCAGAACCCGCCGAGCAAGCTTCGCGTTCGCGCCGCA from Salinigranum halophilum encodes the following:
- a CDS encoding 50S ribosomal protein L39e, which gives rise to MGKKSKAKKKRLAKLERQNSRVPAWVMMKTDMEVQRNPKRRNWRRSDTDE
- a CDS encoding 50S ribosomal protein L31e, with translation MSSNDFEERVVTVPLRKVKAVPDHEQAGRAMTLVREHLAKHFNVEESDVRLDPSLNETVWARGQQNPPSKLRVRAARFVEDGEPIVEAEPAR